A part of Apostichopus japonicus isolate 1M-3 chromosome 10, ASM3797524v1, whole genome shotgun sequence genomic DNA contains:
- the LOC139975400 gene encoding uncharacterized protein isoform X8, translating into MAYQQNTYDYYSQYPTTQASSYSTYSDPSQSYPSENAYSTTSSGQDVASYQGQVYAGTDTNSTDYTSTSSANQGSYPYQSYSYASSYDNANVAGQSNYTDTQTSAPGVTYGSYSDYSQSNTSSSSVAQPTDNTQSQYYTPSQNQSQGQYYAGYTSTTTTTTTETNQPSNVAQYTQYVPHDSGGYENINKPPDQTSYSYNKTNETNNAGPNFNSHLQTQDWSKPNQGQGTSLGQSSAYSNAAPQNAYVSTQPQANAEHQQTDQSYYYNYNQTSTSGDGYNQGAAQISSQSDAYKPTQTQDYGSQSIYGSRPGDGFTQPNRSYVRNDQRSANVNQTYQAPSHTDWNTGNIASNQPTVSQFSSQSGSSWNSKNNQSNSPGSRSVSQYSQKGREHRNQFGQKSQNTAGSANSKFSAKGGYSPGIPSTETRTVPGDSRRQVDFRDKREPWHSQEIQQRGNGSKLSNLRPIMPSSYPSGANSKAQPVTNTRPEQTHLKQKSFNSSTGNHTNKVGKGDIGSDNKNARTQNYSSQSTGNIGKNLPQKLNKTQIGQGVKQVSAGQDKMGPKGPGPSSPRGLGPISSARSGHRSKRGHDQSQPMQHDKVAPCGPGPFSPRFPAAMPPRGPRHMQQRGNNWMPPRGPDHMMLTGPGPRQAGPFNMAPRGPPVRPHRGPVPMPPRVPLSMPPRGPGGMHSPKVGPPPHKRQHSMEGGGKFDKWSRRDPSPSPVQMGRPPFGPMAPHDNRFRFRTPNEGEMFGPRFRGHPNESFPGGPRGLRPRMPFRNRPPVPWGRAPPGFPPRPRGPHWQDVPDLGPQSPPPMLGHPRKRRRSSGSPHRGEPRPLMAVRPTNVPRDGPTLFDPRGHQSQPFHPESFRDLQPPKLPNKMSIPQFLGTKSGTFGKYLTEIKRKLKIEQHKSEAKIDAKKSQDVKFLCDVCQVGFTTKEEESEHRNQHKQCDVEGCRFEGISKVLEIHKQQAHQPNIPAVKWSRDTDDVKAWLEERKRNFPTNANITAKKAVEEDKERVGAVLVTKEFGKMRGKKKKIVQTTEGGNEETKEDETTEENEVKEQEAEEGEKEAMATSDEEGTSNDKTDEKGDVEMENTEQKEVEKTKIEGAVEEKEEENMTVDEDLTESDDKEVATENISDDKQDITDLTESSDKEVATENKSGDQEDNADLTESDDKEGATENKTGDKQDITVTKEVVFQRVKKEVVRRFKSGKGSKRDAWRNSRPIKKGVPAPGGRQSKVTLLEMLLAPEMRHERNLVLQCVRHTVNNDFFEPKEVAETKDVGSKNESIPPVTKETTASDEEQNVEIGTRAREEEEQDEGGKVDKGMSSSKLKDEDMNEADQIEDMACEEDGKVHQEEVEMRVLTDESVKDEANKSQMVGDGEGDASCSTGTIDLSVGVSDPKEKTLLIGEEKETSDLGDEEMMVDNHDDHDKERDAVSEKLQLGTDEDIDASSGKDKVAAKLMEDKFVVVEDMDDSEEVGMPAEQKMETSEGQQEWKITEEVAASVDDDEDDDDDQGGIGAGIEEGTQEGTTQGGSEMSTIEVIKEIGDPENVEADTYKQKVDVEEQFEVRDEDMIRADDKIRVQGDAKEEVAKGTENSEEDEAQKECLTSETGDDLTNKSDGSNMKAADEEEQAVVDEDTEIDETVKKDEQKSKEEDEGMPTGEVEVQLEEEEKGKQEETTEEIDKSQEQDVDSGVKPKRTSMRRSSRRKR; encoded by the exons ATGGCGTACCAACAGAACACCTACGACTATTACTCTCAATATCCTACAACACAGGCTTCTTCGTATTCTACGTATAGCGACCCATCGCAGAGTTATCCATCCGAAAATGCTTACTCTACGACCAGCAGCGGGCAAGACGTTGCGTCCTATCAAGGCCAAGTGTACGCAGGAACCGATACCAATAGTACGGACTATACAAGTACCAGTAGCGCGAATCAAGGATCATATCCATATCAGTCGTATTCATATGCCTCCTCGTATGATAATGCCAATGTTGCAGGGCAATCTAATTACACTGACACTCAGACATCTGCCCCTGGAGTAACATATGGGTCTTATTCAGACTATTCACAGTCAAACACGTCAAGCTCCAGTGTAGCTCAGCCTACTGACAACACTCAGAGTCAATATTACACACCGTCGCAGAACCAGTCCCAAGGACAGTATTATGCAGGATACACGAGCACGACTACAACCACCACAACAGAAACTAACCAACCTTCCAACGTGGCACAGTATACGCAGTACGTACCCCATGATAGTGGAGgctatgaaaatataaataagcCCCCAGATCAAACTTCTTACAGCTATAACAAGACAAATGAAACTAATAATGCAGGGCCTAACTTTAATTCTCATCTACAGACACAGGATTGGAGTAAGCCTAATCAGGGACAGGGAACAAGTCTGGGTCAGAGCTCAGCATATAGTAATGCAGCTCCTCAAAATGCATATGTGTCCACCCAACCGCAAGCGAATGCTGAGCATCAGCaaacagatcaaagttattaCTATAACTACAACCAAACTTCAACCAGTGGAGATGGATATAATCAGGGAGCAGCTCAAATTTCATCACAAAGTGATGCATACAAGCCAACTCAAACGCAGGATTATGGAAGCCAAAGCATATATGGTTCTAGGCCAGGTGATGGTTTTACTCAACCAAATAGATCTTACGTTAGAAATGACCAAAGATCAGCTAATGTTAATCAGACGTATCAAGCACCTTCACACACTGATTGGAACACTGGAAACATTGCAAGCAACCAACCTACAGTGAGTCAGTTTTCGAGTCAGTCTGGCTCTAGCTGGAACTCTAAGAACAATCAAAGTAACTCTCCAGGGAGTCGGTCTGTTAGTCAGTACAGCCAGAAAGGTAGAGAACATAGAAACCAGTTTGGTCAAAAGTCACAAAACACAGCTGGTTCTGCAAACAGCAAGTTTTCTGCAAAAGGAGGATATTCGCCAGGAATACCATCAACAGAGACTAGAACAGTTCCTGGGGATAGTAGAAGACAAGTGGACTTTAGAGATAAAAGAGAACCATGGCATTCCCAGGAAATTCAGCAAAGAGGGAATGGTAGTAAATTGTCTAACTTACGCCCCATCATGCCATCTTCATATCCTTCTGGGGCCAATTCAAAAGCGCAACCTGTGACAAATACTAGACCAGAGCAGACCCATCTGAAACAAAAGTCTTTCAATTCTAGTACAGGCAATCACACCAATAAAGTGGGTAAAGGAGACATTGGTTCTGATAACAAAAATGCTAGAACACAAAACTATTCTAGTCAAAGCACAGGAAACATTGGAAAGAACTTGCCTCAAAAGTTAAACAAAACCCAGATAGGACAAGGTGTGAAGCAGGTCAGTGCTGGACAAGACAAAATGGGTCCTAAAGGACCAGGGCCATCATCACCTAGGGGATTAGGACCAATATCCTCTGCAAGATCAGGTCATAGGTCAAAGAGAGGCCATGATCAATCACAACCTATGCAGCATGATAAAGTGGCACCTTGTGGGCCAGGTCCATTTTCACCTAGATTTCCTGCAGCTATGCCACCAAGAGGACCACGTCACATGCAGCAAAGAGGCAATAATTGGATGCCACCAAGAGGACCAGACCATATGATGCTAACAGGTCCTGGCCCCAGGCAAGCAGGGCCATTTAATATGGCACCTCGAGGCCCACCTGTAAGACCACACAGAGGGCCTGTTCCAATGCCACCAAGAGTACCACTTTCTATGCCTCCAAGAGGCCCTGGTGGCATGCATTCCCCTAAGGTAGGGCCTCCACCACACAAAAGACAGCATTCTATGGAGGGAGGTGGGAAATTTGACAAATGGTCACGGAGAGATCCCAGCCCATCACCAGTGCAAATGGGTAGACCTCCATTTGGACCAATGGCACCTCATGACAATAGGTTTCGCTTTAGGACACCAAATGAAGGTGAGATGTTTGGCCCACGTTTCAGAGGCCATCCGAATGAATCGTTTCCTGGTGGACCGAGAGGTTTACGACCAAGGATGCCCTTTAGGAACAGACCTCCTGTGCCATGGGGTAGAGCACCACCAGGTTTTCCTCCCAGACCGAGAGGCCCACACTGGCAAGATGTCCCCGACCTAGGACCGCAAAGCCCTCCACCGATGCTAGGGCACCCAAGGAAAAGACGCAGAAGCTCCGGCTCTCCGCACAGAGGAGAACCAAGGCCTCTGATGGCTGTCAGGCCTACCAATGTCCCAAGAGATGGACCTACACTCTTTGATCCAAGAGGACACCAGTCACAACCTTTCCACCCAGAATCCTTCAGAGACCTACAGCCTCCAAAGCTTCCAAATAAAATGTCCATCCCACAATTTTTGGGTACCAAATCAGGAACGTTTGGAAAGTATTTGACTGAGATAAAAAGGAAG ttgaaaattGAACAGCATAAATCTGAAGCCAAGATAGATGCCAAGAAGAGTCAAGATGTCAAGTTTTTGTGCGATGTCTGTCAAGTCGGATTCACGACCAAGGAGGAAGAATCAGAACATAGAAATCAGCACAAACAG TGCGATGTGGAAGGTTGCAGATTCGAAGGAATTTCTAAGGTATTAGAGATCCACAAACAGCAGGCCCACCAGCCGAACATTCCAGCTGTTAAATGGTCAAGAGACACAGATGATGTTAAAGCCTGGCTAGAGGAACGAAAAAG aaatttcCCCACCAATGCCAACATCACAGCCAAGAAGGCAGTAGAAGAAGATAAGGAGCGAGTTGGGGCAGTCTTGGTGACAAAGGAATTTGG GAAAATGAgagggaagaagaagaaaatcgTTCAGACAACTGAAGGAGGTAATGAGGAGACGAAAGAGGATGAAACAACGGAAGAAAACGAAGTTAAAGAACAAGAAGCAGAGGAGGGTGAAAAGGAAGCTATGGCAACAAGTGATGAAGAAGGTACAAGCAATGATAAAACTGATGAGAAGGGTGACGTGGAGATGGAGAATACAGAGCAAAAAGAAGTTGAGAAGACTAAGATTGAGGGTGCTGTGGAGGAGAAGGAAGAGGAGAATATGACTGTTGATGAAG ATCTTACAGAATCCGATGATAAAGAGGTTGCTACTGAGAACATATCAGATGATAAACAAGACATCACAG ATCTTACAGAATCCAGTGATAAAGAGGTTGCTACAGAGAACAAATCAGGTGACCAGGAAGATAACGCAG ATCTTACAGAATCCGATGATAAAGAGGGTGCTACTGAGAACAAAACAGGTGATAAGCAAGACATCACAG TAACCAAGGAGGTAGTCTTTCAGCGTGTGAAGAAAGAAGTGGTCAGGAGATTCAAGAGTGGTAAGGGAAGCAAACGAGACGCCTGGCGAAACAGCCGACCAATCAAAAAGGGTGTTCCCGCTCCTGGAGGTCGTCAAAGTAAAGTAACCTTGTTGGAAATG CTTCTGGCACCAGAAATGAGGCATGAGAGGAATCTGGTGCTCCAGTGTGTACGACACACTGTCAACAATGACTTCTTTGAACCTAAGGAAGTGGCAGAAACAAAGGACGTAGGATCTAAGAACGAATCGATTCCTCCTGTCACGAAAGAGACGACCGCAAGTGATGAAGAACAGAATGTGGAAATTGGTACGAGAGCAAGAGAAGAGGAAGAACAAGATGAAGGAGGGAAAGTTGACAAAGGGATGTCTTCTTCAAAGCTGAAAGATGAAGATATGAACGAAGCAGATCAAATCGAGGATATGGCTTGTGAAGAAGATGGAAAGGTCCATCAAGAGGAGGTAGAAATGAGAGTTTTGACCGATGAAAGTGTAAAGGATGAAGCAAATAAGAGTCAAATggtgggggatggggaaggggatgCTAGTTGCTCTACAGGGACGATCGATCTTTCAGTGGGTGTTTCAGACCCCAAGGAGAAAACATTGCTTATCGGCGAAGAGAAGGAGACATCGGACCTCGGAGATGAAGAAATGATGGTTGATAATCACGATGACCATGATAAAGAACGGGATGCTGTTTCGGAGAAATTGCAACTTGGAACTGACGAAGATATTGACGCAAGTAGTGGCAAAGACAAAGTGGCCGCTAAGTTGATGGAAGATAAATTTGTTGTGGTTGAGGACATGGATGACTCTGAAGAAGTTGGAATGCCAGCTGAGCAGAAGATGGAGACTTCAGAGGGTCAACAAGAGTGGAAGATTACAGAAGAGGTAGCTGCAagtgttgatgatgatgaagatgatgatgatgatcaagGTGGGATAGGTGCAGGAATTGAAGAGGGGACCCAGGAGGGCACCACTCAGGGTGGTAGTGAAATGAGTACTATCGAAGTAATTAAAGAAATAGGTGATCCAGAGAATGTTGAGGCAGATACTTACAAACAGAAAGTAGATGTTGAGGAACAGTTTGAGGTCAGGGATGAAGATATGATTAGAGCTGATGATAAGATAAGGGTGCAAGGTGATGCCAAAGAGGAGGTAGCTAAGGGAACAGAAAATTCTGAAGAGGATGAAGCTCAGAAGGAATGTCTGACATCAGAGACTGGAGATGACTTAACAAACAAAAGTGATGGGTCTAACATGAAAGCAGCAGATGAGGAGGAGCAAGCAGTTGTCGATGAAGACACCGAAATTGATGAAACAGTCAAAAAGGACGAACAGAAGTCAAAAGAGGAGGATGAGGGGATGCCCACAGGGGAGGTTGAGGTACAGCTGGAAGAGGAGGAAAAGGGAAAACAGGAGGAGACTACTGAGGAGATTGACAAGAGTCAGGAACAGGATGTGGACAGCGGGGTAAAGCCAAAGAGGACATCGATGCGCAGATCCAGCAGGAGAAAACGTTAA
- the LOC139975400 gene encoding uncharacterized protein isoform X3, producing MAYQQNTYDYYSQYPTTQASSYSTYSDPSQSYPSENAYSTTSSGQDVASYQGQVYAGTDTNSTDYTSTSSANQGSYPYQSYSYASSYDNANVAGQSNYTDTQTSAPGVTYGSYSDYSQSNTSSSSVAQPTDNTQSQYYTPSQNQSQGQYYAGYTSTTTTTTTETNQPSNVAQYTQYVPHDSGGYENINKPPDQTSYSYNKTNETNNAGPNFNSHLQTQDWSKPNQGQGTSLGQSSAYSNAAPQNAYVSTQPQANAEHQQTDQSYYYNYNQTSTSGDGYNQGAAQISSQSDAYKPTQTQDYGSQSIYGSRPGDGFTQPNRSYVRNDQRSANVNQTYQAPSHTDWNTGNIASNQPTVSQFSSQSGSSWNSKNNQSNSPGSRSVSQYSQKGREHRNQFGQKSQNTAGSANSKFSAKGGYSPGIPSTETRTVPGDSRRQVDFRDKREPWHSQEIQQRGNGSKLSNLRPIMPSSYPSGANSKAQPVTNTRPEQTHLKQKSFNSSTGNHTNKVGKGDIGSDNKNARTQNYSSQSTGNIGKNLPQKLNKTQIGQGVKQVSAGQDKMGPKGPGPSSPRGLGPISSARSGHRSKRGHDQSQPMQHDKVAPCGPGPFSPRFPAAMPPRGPRHMQQRGNNWMPPRGPDHMMLTGPGPRQAGPFNMAPRGPPVRPHRGPVPMPPRVPLSMPPRGPGGMHSPKVGPPPHKRQHSMEGGGKFDKWSRRDPSPSPVQMGRPPFGPMAPHDNRFRFRTPNEGEMFGPRFRGHPNESFPGGPRGLRPRMPFRNRPPVPWGRAPPGFPPRPRGPHWQDVPDLGPQSPPPMLGHPRKRRRSSGSPHRGEPRPLMAVRPTNVPRDGPTLFDPRGHQSQPFHPESFRDLQPPKLPNKMSIPQFLGTKSGTFGKYLTEIKRKLKIEQHKSEAKIDAKKSQDVKFLCDVCQVGFTTKEEESEHRNQHKQCDVEGCRFEGISKVLEIHKQQAHQPNIPAVKWSRDTDDVKAWLEERKRNFPTNANITAKKAVEEDKERVGAVLVTKEFGKMRGKKKKIVQTTEGGNEETKEDETTEENEVKEQEAEEGEKEAMATSDEEGTSNDKTDEKGDVEMENTEQKEVEKTKIEGAVEEKEEENMTVDEDLTESDDKEVATENISDDKQDITDLTESSDKEVATENKSGDQEDNADLTESDDKGVATENKSGDKEDITDLTESDDKEGATENKTGDKQDITVTKEVVFQRVKKEVVRRFKSGKGSKRDAWRNSRPIKKGVPAPGGRQSKVTLLEMLLAPEMRHERNLVLQCVRHTVNNDFFEPKEVAETKDVGSKNESIPPVTKETTASDEEQNVEIGTRAREEEEQDEGGKVDKGMSSSKLKDEDMNEADQIEDMACEEDGKVHQEEVEMRVLTDESVKDEANKSQMVGDGEGDASCSTGTIDLSVGVSDPKEKTLLIGEEKETSDLGDEEMMVDNHDDHDKERDAVSEKLQLGTDEDIDASSGKDKVAAKLMEDKFVVVEDMDDSEEVGMPAEQKMETSEGQQEWKITEEVAASVDDDEDDDDDQGGIGAGIEEGTQEGTTQGGSEMSTIEVIKEIGDPENVEADTYKQKVDVEEQFEVRDEDMIRADDKIRVQGDAKEEVAKGTENSEEDEAQKECLTSETGDDLTNKSDGSNMKAADEEEQAVVDEDTEIDETVKKDEQKSKEEDEGMPTGEVEVQLEEEEKGKQEETTEEIDKSQEQDVDSGVKPKRTSMRRSSRRKR from the exons ATGGCGTACCAACAGAACACCTACGACTATTACTCTCAATATCCTACAACACAGGCTTCTTCGTATTCTACGTATAGCGACCCATCGCAGAGTTATCCATCCGAAAATGCTTACTCTACGACCAGCAGCGGGCAAGACGTTGCGTCCTATCAAGGCCAAGTGTACGCAGGAACCGATACCAATAGTACGGACTATACAAGTACCAGTAGCGCGAATCAAGGATCATATCCATATCAGTCGTATTCATATGCCTCCTCGTATGATAATGCCAATGTTGCAGGGCAATCTAATTACACTGACACTCAGACATCTGCCCCTGGAGTAACATATGGGTCTTATTCAGACTATTCACAGTCAAACACGTCAAGCTCCAGTGTAGCTCAGCCTACTGACAACACTCAGAGTCAATATTACACACCGTCGCAGAACCAGTCCCAAGGACAGTATTATGCAGGATACACGAGCACGACTACAACCACCACAACAGAAACTAACCAACCTTCCAACGTGGCACAGTATACGCAGTACGTACCCCATGATAGTGGAGgctatgaaaatataaataagcCCCCAGATCAAACTTCTTACAGCTATAACAAGACAAATGAAACTAATAATGCAGGGCCTAACTTTAATTCTCATCTACAGACACAGGATTGGAGTAAGCCTAATCAGGGACAGGGAACAAGTCTGGGTCAGAGCTCAGCATATAGTAATGCAGCTCCTCAAAATGCATATGTGTCCACCCAACCGCAAGCGAATGCTGAGCATCAGCaaacagatcaaagttattaCTATAACTACAACCAAACTTCAACCAGTGGAGATGGATATAATCAGGGAGCAGCTCAAATTTCATCACAAAGTGATGCATACAAGCCAACTCAAACGCAGGATTATGGAAGCCAAAGCATATATGGTTCTAGGCCAGGTGATGGTTTTACTCAACCAAATAGATCTTACGTTAGAAATGACCAAAGATCAGCTAATGTTAATCAGACGTATCAAGCACCTTCACACACTGATTGGAACACTGGAAACATTGCAAGCAACCAACCTACAGTGAGTCAGTTTTCGAGTCAGTCTGGCTCTAGCTGGAACTCTAAGAACAATCAAAGTAACTCTCCAGGGAGTCGGTCTGTTAGTCAGTACAGCCAGAAAGGTAGAGAACATAGAAACCAGTTTGGTCAAAAGTCACAAAACACAGCTGGTTCTGCAAACAGCAAGTTTTCTGCAAAAGGAGGATATTCGCCAGGAATACCATCAACAGAGACTAGAACAGTTCCTGGGGATAGTAGAAGACAAGTGGACTTTAGAGATAAAAGAGAACCATGGCATTCCCAGGAAATTCAGCAAAGAGGGAATGGTAGTAAATTGTCTAACTTACGCCCCATCATGCCATCTTCATATCCTTCTGGGGCCAATTCAAAAGCGCAACCTGTGACAAATACTAGACCAGAGCAGACCCATCTGAAACAAAAGTCTTTCAATTCTAGTACAGGCAATCACACCAATAAAGTGGGTAAAGGAGACATTGGTTCTGATAACAAAAATGCTAGAACACAAAACTATTCTAGTCAAAGCACAGGAAACATTGGAAAGAACTTGCCTCAAAAGTTAAACAAAACCCAGATAGGACAAGGTGTGAAGCAGGTCAGTGCTGGACAAGACAAAATGGGTCCTAAAGGACCAGGGCCATCATCACCTAGGGGATTAGGACCAATATCCTCTGCAAGATCAGGTCATAGGTCAAAGAGAGGCCATGATCAATCACAACCTATGCAGCATGATAAAGTGGCACCTTGTGGGCCAGGTCCATTTTCACCTAGATTTCCTGCAGCTATGCCACCAAGAGGACCACGTCACATGCAGCAAAGAGGCAATAATTGGATGCCACCAAGAGGACCAGACCATATGATGCTAACAGGTCCTGGCCCCAGGCAAGCAGGGCCATTTAATATGGCACCTCGAGGCCCACCTGTAAGACCACACAGAGGGCCTGTTCCAATGCCACCAAGAGTACCACTTTCTATGCCTCCAAGAGGCCCTGGTGGCATGCATTCCCCTAAGGTAGGGCCTCCACCACACAAAAGACAGCATTCTATGGAGGGAGGTGGGAAATTTGACAAATGGTCACGGAGAGATCCCAGCCCATCACCAGTGCAAATGGGTAGACCTCCATTTGGACCAATGGCACCTCATGACAATAGGTTTCGCTTTAGGACACCAAATGAAGGTGAGATGTTTGGCCCACGTTTCAGAGGCCATCCGAATGAATCGTTTCCTGGTGGACCGAGAGGTTTACGACCAAGGATGCCCTTTAGGAACAGACCTCCTGTGCCATGGGGTAGAGCACCACCAGGTTTTCCTCCCAGACCGAGAGGCCCACACTGGCAAGATGTCCCCGACCTAGGACCGCAAAGCCCTCCACCGATGCTAGGGCACCCAAGGAAAAGACGCAGAAGCTCCGGCTCTCCGCACAGAGGAGAACCAAGGCCTCTGATGGCTGTCAGGCCTACCAATGTCCCAAGAGATGGACCTACACTCTTTGATCCAAGAGGACACCAGTCACAACCTTTCCACCCAGAATCCTTCAGAGACCTACAGCCTCCAAAGCTTCCAAATAAAATGTCCATCCCACAATTTTTGGGTACCAAATCAGGAACGTTTGGAAAGTATTTGACTGAGATAAAAAGGAAG ttgaaaattGAACAGCATAAATCTGAAGCCAAGATAGATGCCAAGAAGAGTCAAGATGTCAAGTTTTTGTGCGATGTCTGTCAAGTCGGATTCACGACCAAGGAGGAAGAATCAGAACATAGAAATCAGCACAAACAG TGCGATGTGGAAGGTTGCAGATTCGAAGGAATTTCTAAGGTATTAGAGATCCACAAACAGCAGGCCCACCAGCCGAACATTCCAGCTGTTAAATGGTCAAGAGACACAGATGATGTTAAAGCCTGGCTAGAGGAACGAAAAAG aaatttcCCCACCAATGCCAACATCACAGCCAAGAAGGCAGTAGAAGAAGATAAGGAGCGAGTTGGGGCAGTCTTGGTGACAAAGGAATTTGG GAAAATGAgagggaagaagaagaaaatcgTTCAGACAACTGAAGGAGGTAATGAGGAGACGAAAGAGGATGAAACAACGGAAGAAAACGAAGTTAAAGAACAAGAAGCAGAGGAGGGTGAAAAGGAAGCTATGGCAACAAGTGATGAAGAAGGTACAAGCAATGATAAAACTGATGAGAAGGGTGACGTGGAGATGGAGAATACAGAGCAAAAAGAAGTTGAGAAGACTAAGATTGAGGGTGCTGTGGAGGAGAAGGAAGAGGAGAATATGACTGTTGATGAAG ATCTTACAGAATCCGATGATAAAGAGGTTGCTACTGAGAACATATCAGATGATAAACAAGACATCACAG ATCTTACAGAATCCAGTGATAAAGAGGTTGCTACAGAGAACAAATCAGGTGACCAGGAAGATAACGCAG ATCTTACAGAATCCGATGATAAGGGGGTTGCTACTGAGAACAAGTCAGGTGACAAGGAAGACATCACAG ATCTTACAGAATCCGATGATAAAGAGGGTGCTACTGAGAACAAAACAGGTGATAAGCAAGACATCACAG TAACCAAGGAGGTAGTCTTTCAGCGTGTGAAGAAAGAAGTGGTCAGGAGATTCAAGAGTGGTAAGGGAAGCAAACGAGACGCCTGGCGAAACAGCCGACCAATCAAAAAGGGTGTTCCCGCTCCTGGAGGTCGTCAAAGTAAAGTAACCTTGTTGGAAATG CTTCTGGCACCAGAAATGAGGCATGAGAGGAATCTGGTGCTCCAGTGTGTACGACACACTGTCAACAATGACTTCTTTGAACCTAAGGAAGTGGCAGAAACAAAGGACGTAGGATCTAAGAACGAATCGATTCCTCCTGTCACGAAAGAGACGACCGCAAGTGATGAAGAACAGAATGTGGAAATTGGTACGAGAGCAAGAGAAGAGGAAGAACAAGATGAAGGAGGGAAAGTTGACAAAGGGATGTCTTCTTCAAAGCTGAAAGATGAAGATATGAACGAAGCAGATCAAATCGAGGATATGGCTTGTGAAGAAGATGGAAAGGTCCATCAAGAGGAGGTAGAAATGAGAGTTTTGACCGATGAAAGTGTAAAGGATGAAGCAAATAAGAGTCAAATggtgggggatggggaaggggatgCTAGTTGCTCTACAGGGACGATCGATCTTTCAGTGGGTGTTTCAGACCCCAAGGAGAAAACATTGCTTATCGGCGAAGAGAAGGAGACATCGGACCTCGGAGATGAAGAAATGATGGTTGATAATCACGATGACCATGATAAAGAACGGGATGCTGTTTCGGAGAAATTGCAACTTGGAACTGACGAAGATATTGACGCAAGTAGTGGCAAAGACAAAGTGGCCGCTAAGTTGATGGAAGATAAATTTGTTGTGGTTGAGGACATGGATGACTCTGAAGAAGTTGGAATGCCAGCTGAGCAGAAGATGGAGACTTCAGAGGGTCAACAAGAGTGGAAGATTACAGAAGAGGTAGCTGCAagtgttgatgatgatgaagatgatgatgatgatcaagGTGGGATAGGTGCAGGAATTGAAGAGGGGACCCAGGAGGGCACCACTCAGGGTGGTAGTGAAATGAGTACTATCGAAGTAATTAAAGAAATAGGTGATCCAGAGAATGTTGAGGCAGATACTTACAAACAGAAAGTAGATGTTGAGGAACAGTTTGAGGTCAGGGATGAAGATATGATTAGAGCTGATGATAAGATAAGGGTGCAAGGTGATGCCAAAGAGGAGGTAGCTAAGGGAACAGAAAATTCTGAAGAGGATGAAGCTCAGAAGGAATGTCTGACATCAGAGACTGGAGATGACTTAACAAACAAAAGTGATGGGTCTAACATGAAAGCAGCAGATGAGGAGGAGCAAGCAGTTGTCGATGAAGACACCGAAATTGATGAAACAGTCAAAAAGGACGAACAGAAGTCAAAAGAGGAGGATGAGGGGATGCCCACAGGGGAGGTTGAGGTACAGCTGGAAGAGGAGGAAAAGGGAAAACAGGAGGAGACTACTGAGGAGATTGACAAGAGTCAGGAACAGGATGTGGACAGCGGGGTAAAGCCAAAGAGGACATCGATGCGCAGATCCAGCAGGAGAAAACGTTAA